Genomic segment of Planctomycetia bacterium:
CGGCTCAGGGTCCTTCATCACCCACGCGTTTTCGCGCGCGGCCTGCATCAACAGCCGGTGTGCCAAGTCCATATCCGCGTTATAGGCGATATTCACCGGCAGAACGACGCGCGTGATCGGATCGGTAAGCGTCCAGTTGACGATCTGGCCGGTGATGAAATCTTTGTTCGGCACAATCAACTCGCGGCGGTCGCCGTCGCTGATCGTCGTGGCGCGAATTTGAATGCGCGAGACGCAGCCGGTTGTTTGACCGACGGTGACGATATCCCCGACGCGAATCGGACGCTCGAAGAGAATGATCAGGCCGGAGACGAAGTTGCCGAAAATCTCCTGCAAGCCAAAGCCGAGACCGACGGAGATCGCAGCGACGAGCCATTGCACGTGAACCCAAGCGATGCCGATTTGGTCCAACGTCCAGACGATGCCGATCACGGAGATCAGATAACTGGCCACGGTCTTGATGGCAAATTTGGCGCCGGATTCCACCGGCAGTCGCTGCAGAACAGTGAACTCCAGCAGGCCCGGCAAGTTCTTCGCGGCGATAATCGACATGGTCGCGATCAGCACCGCCACGAGCAAGTCGGCCAGCGTTACGGAGATGCCGTCGCCGACAGCGGACGGAGTCGTCGTCGCGGGTTGTCCGTTGGCGCTTGTAGCCGGCAACGTAGCGAGCGCGACCACGTCGCCGCTGGCCTGCCAGACTTCGATGTTGTTCAACACTCGCAACGCGGGCAGCACGTCGATCCAGATCAACCAGATGCCGACCAGCGCCGCGGCGCCGACGGCGCTTTGCAACAATCGCCGCGCTTGTTGGCTGAGGAACGACAAATCGAGCGTTGCCGGCGGCGCGGCAGGTAACTCATTTCCAGGACCGGGCGTGATCTCAAATTTCGCGGCTGCATTGGCGGCGCGGCGCTCCATTGCCTGGCGGATCGCCAGTGTTCGACGCGCCACCTGCACCCAGCGGACAAACACCGCAGTCAGGATCAATAGCCCGACGATCAACCAGATCGTGGCTTCCAGTCGCCAGGTCAACTGCAACGCAGTGTAGAAGTATCCCCAGATGGCGAGGATCGCCAAGACGATCGGCGCGCCGAAGCCGACGCCGTGCCAGAACCGCTGCAGGCGCGTGCTCCAGCGCAATGGATTGCGCAGGTACGTCTCGGCCAAGGCGCCCCGGCGCGGGCGGAGGATACGATGCATGAACACGCCCAAGGCGCCGAGTCCCACGAGATACGCGAGGCGTCCGAGCGAGTTTTGCCGGGCGTCGAAATCGCCGTACTCCATCGCGCAGACGACGAACGCCGCCGGAAGCAGAACGACCATCAGCCAGCGCATGTTGCGGGAAATGATCGAGAGGCTGGTTTGCGGCCAGTTGAAATGCGCGTCCGCTAGCCCATGCCGGCGACAAACCTGGCGGAAGAATTCCATCGTCAGGAACAAGAGCGCCGTCAATCGCAACCCGGCCGAGCAACCGCGTTCGAAGTCGCCGGCCAAGGGCGCATGTTCTAGTCGGAACGACAAGTACCACATCAGCGCCGGCCACTGGATGGAAATCAACAACGTCAACGCCAGCGCCGCCAGCGTGGGCTGAAACGCCGTGACATGGCTCTTGGCGACCAACTCACCGGCGCTGCGCAAGCGGCGCCGCAGATTGCGGCCGATGCGATAAGCCAGCGCAAATAAGACGAGTGCGATGATGTTGAGCGCCGGGTTCTGGCGCAAATCTTCCCGCATTGCGTTGATCACGCCCGTCCAATGCAGCGGGTCGAACAACCATTGCGCGGCTTCCAAGGTGGCGGCCGCCGAGGCCGGACCGAATGCATCCGCGGAGCGAATCCACAGCACGCGTTCGTCGATGTACTCGCGGAACGCGCTCGTTTCGCTGACCAGCTTTTCTTCGAGCCCCTGCAACTCCACGGTCTCGGCGAAGTACGAATTGTTGTCGTTAATCAACGCGTCCAGCGTATCGCGTCGCGAGACGAGGAGCTCGCGCGCGGCGAATTGCAACGCGCCCAGCGACAGTTCGTCGGCGTCGTTGCGTGCGTCTCGCAGGGCCTCGGCCACCTGACCATCGATATCGGCAAGCTTGCTCCGCTCATCGCGCAGCGTGAGTTGCTCCAGCGAGATATTCCCGATCTGCGTCTGCCGCGCGCGAATCGCCGCTTCGTGCCCGCGCAGATCCGGGAGCAACTCGCGCTGCTTGCGCAGTACTGCGCCGTTCGCGTCGGTCAGTCCGACCAGCTCGACCTTTTTCTTGACGTCCGAATAGCTGCCTTCGAGCTCCTTGAGCGTCTGCTTGACTTTCGCTTGGGCCTGTTGCGAAGCTTCGATACGGCTCACTACGCCGTCGGGACCGGTGCGTTGCTCCGCCCAGTCGGCGTTCTGATCGGCGAGTTTTTTCATCGCCGGATGAGCGCGCGCCGCGCTTTCGCGAGCACTCTTGGCCTGCCGTTCGGCATCCAGTCGTCGTTCCTCGTTGAGTCGCAATTGGAGCGACTGCACTTGCTGCTCGGTCTGTGCCAGCAACCGCGCGGTGACATCCTGTCGCAATGGTAGAATCGCCGCCGTCGTGTCATAGCGGCGCAACTCTTCGAGCAAGGCAGTTTGCTGCGCGCGGAGGCTTTGCGCGAGTGTCGCCAGAAAGGTTTTGTTGGCAATCGCCAGCATCGGATGCGTTTCGTCCGCGGGAGGCAGCGAGACGTCGCGCTCGGCCGTGGCCAATTGCGTGGCCAACGCTTCAACTTGTTTGGAAATCTCCACGCGCCGATCGGCCCGGCGTTGCGGTTCCGCGAGTTGATCGACGAGGCGCGTCCGCAACTTCGCTAACTCGACTTCGCGCGTGGTGAGTTGTTGTTCGATCTCGGCTAAGGTGGCTGGCTCGGCCGTGATCGCCTCGCGCCCCGGGGCCGCCTGATCGACTGCCTGTCGAAGCTTTTGCTGTTCGTCTGGGGCGGTCGCGATGGCTTGCTGGTGCTCGGCGTAGCGGGCCTTCGCCGCCGCCGCGACGGCCAGTTCTTCGTCCGCACGGCGATACAACTCCGTGACGCGCTGTCGCGTGACGTCGTCCAGCGTAGGCGTCGCGTCCGCTTCCTCGCGACGCGCCTTTACGACTTCAGCAGTGATTTCCTCGGTTTCGGAAACCTCCGCAACGACGGGTTCTTGGGCGACAGCGCTGGAAGATACGGTGCCGCAGGTCATCGCGGCAAGCAACGCCCATTGGGGCCAAACGTACGGTTTTCGGAGCAAAACTAACGTGAACATATCCTGCTTTCGGTCGGTCCAACGACAACCTCTCCAAAATCGGGCATGGCTATAGGCTTCCCCAGCACGCACGTCAACGGCAGTTCAGCAACGCCGGGCAGCTTGGCTAATTCACAGGATTTGGGGATGCGCGCGGAAGCCTGCGGGTCGTATCGAATGTATTGGTTTTAGCGCTTTGGGCCGAAATATTTGGACTCTTCGATACAATCCGCCGATTACGCATCTTAAGAAGAAATGGCGCTTCCCGCGCGTCCGTTTCTTTCGTCAGGACCCAACGACCCACAGCGAGGTTTTGAACATGTCCACCCCATTCACCGCATGGCTGCGGAGGGCGAGTATGGCCCTCGCCTGTGGCATGGCGTCGCCGGCGTTCGCGCAGGCGCCGCAACCGTTTGTCGCCCCGCAAAACCCCGCCCCGATTCCCACGAACGCCGCCTTCGGCTCGCCATCCGTCGGACAGGCCACCGTGACATTTCGCCCTGTGGCGGGACATGCGGCTGGACCGGTTCAGTCCGCTGTACAATCAGGCGTGGTACCCGCGACGGCAGCGATGCCGCCGCAGCAACCTGTGGCGCAGCACGCACACTACCAGTCAGTTCCAGGGCAGTCGCAACATCAGGTGCGCCAGACGGCGCTCGTGCAGCAATACGACGAATTCGTCAAGCAACTGCCGCCGAGTCCATCGACCTATCCGCTGGAACGGGCGGCGCAAGTCATTCCGACCAGCCTGCAGGGCGATCCGGCCCCGGCGCCGACGGACGTGGCGCCCACTCCTGACGGCGAAGTTGGCCCGGCGCCGGCAGCCATGGTGCCGCCGGCCAGGATGATGGAAGGTGATGGACATGGTCACGCCCATTCGCACGGCGGCTCGTGCAACCAATGCGGCAAAGGCAACGCCAATTGCGGCTGCCACCGTGGCCCGTCGGGCGTATTCTGGGTTCGCGCCGATTACTTGCTCTGGTGGACCAAAGGCAGCCCGTTGCCGCCGCTCGTGACCTCCAGCCCCGACACCACGCCGATCGCTCAAGCTGGCGTACTCGGACAGCCAGGCACGACAGTTTTGTTCGGCGATAACAACGTCAACAACGAAGATCGCTCTGGCTACCGTTTCCGCGCCGGCTATTGGTTCGATTGCTGCATGTGCTCAGGCATTGAAGCCGAGTACTTCCAACTCGACACCAAGACCGACAGCTACGACGCCTTCTGCCCGCCGGGCGGCACGTTGAATCGCCCGTTCTTCAATGTTCAAACGGGCCTGCAGGATTCGGAGTTGGTCTGCTATCCAGGCGTTGTCAACGGC
This window contains:
- a CDS encoding mechanosensitive ion channel, translated to MFTLVLLRKPYVWPQWALLAAMTCGTVSSSAVAQEPVVAEVSETEEITAEVVKARREEADATPTLDDVTRQRVTELYRRADEELAVAAAAKARYAEHQQAIATAPDEQQKLRQAVDQAAPGREAITAEPATLAEIEQQLTTREVELAKLRTRLVDQLAEPQRRADRRVEISKQVEALATQLATAERDVSLPPADETHPMLAIANKTFLATLAQSLRAQQTALLEELRRYDTTAAILPLRQDVTARLLAQTEQQVQSLQLRLNEERRLDAERQAKSARESAARAHPAMKKLADQNADWAEQRTGPDGVVSRIEASQQAQAKVKQTLKELEGSYSDVKKKVELVGLTDANGAVLRKQRELLPDLRGHEAAIRARQTQIGNISLEQLTLRDERSKLADIDGQVAEALRDARNDADELSLGALQFAARELLVSRRDTLDALINDNNSYFAETVELQGLEEKLVSETSAFREYIDERVLWIRSADAFGPASAAATLEAAQWLFDPLHWTGVINAMREDLRQNPALNIIALVLFALAYRIGRNLRRRLRSAGELVAKSHVTAFQPTLAALALTLLISIQWPALMWYLSFRLEHAPLAGDFERGCSAGLRLTALLFLTMEFFRQVCRRHGLADAHFNWPQTSLSIISRNMRWLMVVLLPAAFVVCAMEYGDFDARQNSLGRLAYLVGLGALGVFMHRILRPRRGALAETYLRNPLRWSTRLQRFWHGVGFGAPIVLAILAIWGYFYTALQLTWRLEATIWLIVGLLILTAVFVRWVQVARRTLAIRQAMERRAANAAAKFEITPGPGNELPAAPPATLDLSFLSQQARRLLQSAVGAAALVGIWLIWIDVLPALRVLNNIEVWQASGDVVALATLPATSANGQPATTTPSAVGDGISVTLADLLVAVLIATMSIIAAKNLPGLLEFTVLQRLPVESGAKFAIKTVASYLISVIGIVWTLDQIGIAWVHVQWLVAAISVGLGFGLQEIFGNFVSGLIILFERPIRVGDIVTVGQTTGCVSRIQIRATTISDGDRRELIVPNKDFITGQIVNWTLTDPITRVVLPVNIAYNADMDLAHRLLMQAARENAWVMKDPEPMAIMIGLGESALNFELRVFIASREQHAPLVHSLNTRIAASFREHGIEIAFPQRDLHIRGVEGGLKLQMPSEVAELITRQDKNAA
- a CDS encoding BBP7 family outer membrane beta-barrel protein, coding for MALACGMASPAFAQAPQPFVAPQNPAPIPTNAAFGSPSVGQATVTFRPVAGHAAGPVQSAVQSGVVPATAAMPPQQPVAQHAHYQSVPGQSQHQVRQTALVQQYDEFVKQLPPSPSTYPLERAAQVIPTSLQGDPAPAPTDVAPTPDGEVGPAPAAMVPPARMMEGDGHGHAHSHGGSCNQCGKGNANCGCHRGPSGVFWVRADYLLWWTKGSPLPPLVTSSPDTTPIAQAGVLGQPGTTVLFGDNNVNNEDRSGYRFRAGYWFDCCMCSGIEAEYFQLDTKTDSYDAFCPPGGTLNRPFFNVQTGLQDSELVCYPGVVNG